From the genome of Candidatus Cloacimonadota bacterium, one region includes:
- a CDS encoding TlpA disulfide reductase family protein: protein MKKLFILSLIILFAISLLANEKQQAPKFELQNMKGEVVKLSDFSNKLVLLDFWATWCVPCLKELPHLSKLQSKYGEDIQVIAIDVDRPRSISKAKAYIKSNKFDFITLFDSNGEVTDLYNITNPPRTILINPAGEIIFEHDGYKRGDEKQLEAEIVKWISQKSSKSDTLSKKKSQSKLEEAKSESGNE, encoded by the coding sequence ATGAAAAAACTATTTATTCTATCGCTAATAATTTTGTTTGCGATTTCTCTGTTAGCAAATGAAAAACAGCAGGCTCCTAAATTTGAATTACAGAATATGAAGGGTGAAGTTGTAAAATTATCAGATTTTTCAAATAAACTTGTTCTCCTTGATTTCTGGGCAACCTGGTGTGTTCCCTGCCTAAAAGAACTACCTCATCTTAGCAAACTTCAATCGAAATACGGAGAGGATATTCAAGTTATCGCCATAGATGTTGATAGACCGAGATCAATTTCCAAAGCAAAAGCATATATAAAATCTAATAAATTCGACTTTATCACCTTGTTCGATTCAAACGGAGAAGTAACCGATCTTTACAATATTACAAATCCACCTCGCACTATTTTGATCAATCCGGCAGGTGAAATTATTTTTGAACATGATGGTTATAAGCGAGGTGATGAAAAACAACTTGAAGCGGAAATAGTAAAATGGATTAGTCAAAAATCATCAAAGTCAGATACTCTCAGCAAGAAAAAATCACAATCAAAGTTGGAAGAAGCAAAATCTGAAAGTGGGAATGAATGA